The following coding sequences lie in one Notolabrus celidotus isolate fNotCel1 chromosome 6, fNotCel1.pri, whole genome shotgun sequence genomic window:
- the LOC117814795 gene encoding cholesterol side-chain cleavage enzyme, mitochondrial, giving the protein MMARWSVCRRPVMLPLSKMDEPTPARVRCSSSMPVIRQAYSESSSIVRPFGEIPGLWKNGVSNLYNFWKLDGFKNLHRIMVQNFNTFGPIYREKIGYYESVNIINPEDAAILFKAEGHYPKRLRVEAWTSYRDYRNRKYGVLLKDGEDWRSNRVILNKEVISPKVLENFVPLLEEVGEDFVARVHKKIQRSGQNKWTADLSQELFKYALESVGSVLYGERLGLMLDYIDPEAQRFIDCITLMFKTTSPMLYIPPALLRQVGAKVWRDHVEAWDGIFNQADRCIQNIYRQLRKETSTPNKYPGVLASLLMLDKLSIEDIKASITELMAGGVDTTSITLLWTLYELARHPNLQEELRAEVAAAREESQGDMLEMLKRIPLVKGALKETLRLHPVAVSLQRYISEDIIIQNYHIPSGTLVQLGLYAMGRDPKVFFHPEHYQPSRWLRTETHYFRSLGFGFGPRQCLGRRIAETEMQIFLIHMLENFRVEKQRHVEVQSTFELILLPEKPIILTLKPLHTNR; this is encoded by the exons ATGATGGCGAGGTGGAGTGTGTGTCGCCGGCCTGTGATGCTGCCTCTGTCCAAGATGGACGAGCCGACTCCAGCAAGAGtacgctgcagcagcagcatgcctGTTATCAGACAGGCGtattcagagagcagcagcattgTTCGGCCTTTCGGTGAGATTCCTGGACTTTGGAAGAACGGGGTGTCTAACTTGTACAATTTTTGGAAACTGGATGGCTTCAAAAACCTTCATCGCATTATGGTGCAGAACTTCAACACTTTTGGACCCATTTACAG AGAAAAAATAGGTTATTATGAAAGTGTAAATATCATCAATCCTGAAGATGCTGCCATCCTGTTCAAAGCAGAGGGCCACTATCCTAAACGGCTGAGAGTTGAAGCGTGGACATCATACAGAGACTACAGGAATCGCAAATATGGAGTTTTACTCAA GGATGGAGAGGACTGGAGATCAAACCGTGTCATTCTCAACAAGGAAGTGATTTCTCCTAAGGTCCTGGAAAACTTTGTGCCACTCCTGGAGGAAGTGGGCGAGGACTTCGTGGCCAGAGTACACAAAAAGATACAGAGAAGCGGGCAGAACAAATGGACCGCTGACCTCTCCCAAGAGCTCTTTAAATATGCACTGGAGT CGGTGGGTTCAGTGCTATATGGGGAGCGTCTTGGTTTGATGCTGGACTACATTGACCCTGAAGCACAACGTTTCATTGACTGCATCACCCTCATGTTTAAGACCACCTCGCCCATGCTGTACATTCCTCCTGCTCTGCTGAGGCAGGTTGGTGCGAAGGTGTGGCGAGACCATGTAGAGGCCTGGGATGGGATATTTAACCAAG CGGATCGCTGCATCCAGAACATCTACAGGCAGCTACGCAAGGAGACCAGCACCCCGAACAAGTACCCAGGAGTCCTTGCTAGTCTGCTAATGCTGGATAAGCTGTCCATTGAAGACATCAAGGCCAGCATCACTGAGCTAATGGCTGGAGGAGTAGATACA acttccatcaCACTACTGTGGACATTGTACGAATTAGCAAGACACCCTAACCTCCAGGAGGAGCTGAGAGCAGAGGTGGCTGCAGCTCGGGAAGAGAGTCAGGGAGACATGCTGGAGATGTTGAAGCGGATACCACTGGTGAAAGGAGCTTTGAAGGAAACACTTAG GTTACACCCTGTTGCTGTGAGCTTGCAAAGATACATCTCGGAAGATATCATCATCCAAAATTACCACATCCCATCAGGA accCTGGTACAGTTAGGACTGTATGCCATGGGCAGAGACCCCAAAGTGTTCTTTCACCCGGAGCACTATCAGCCCTCCCGCTGGCTGAGGACAGAGACACACTACTTCAGGAGCCTGGGTTTCGGCTTTGGCCCCCGTCAGTGTTTAGGACGCAGGATAGCTGAGACGGAGATGCAAATCTTTCTAATCCAT ATGCTTGAGAACTTCAGAGTGGAGAAACAGCGTCATGTGGAGGTGCAGAGTACCTTTGAGCTTATTCTCTTACCAGAGAAGCCTATCATCTTGACTTTGAAGCCTCTACATACCAACCGATAA
- the stoml1 gene encoding stomatin-like protein 1 has product MFSKSYQLLPQRDSISPRTPGLFVDSDGFTQRGYHKGLSFDNMPKVSEDDFSDSSQGWLSWICNLIVIFLIYICTFITFPITGWFVLKTVPNYQRIVVFRLGRVCRPKGPGIVLVLPLVDQWQRVDLRTRAFNIPPCQVDTRDGGLLSVGADIQFRIWNPVMSVISVQDLNASTRMAAQNALTYSLAKKSIREIQTERVKLGEYLVMDINELTRHWGLEVDRVELTLGTLIKAPEESPSAPFIMPPSVPGLEGLAGPIQQLAMHFLGQAGISQPKQEDSIAFTDELCRPLEAAVVTSDSVEELLGGVRLLLSEALVQQVGACFQFDISSEDGQHRSYYVDLSQGSGAAGAGSMCREPDVTLSMSDSDLLAMFQGELRPFAAYTSGRLKIQGDIKTAMKLEELIKLLKR; this is encoded by the exons ATGTTTAGCAAATCCTATCAGCTGCTCCCTCAGAGGGACTCAATAAGTCCGAGGACTCCTGGTTTGTTTGTGGACTCTGATGGCTTCACACAGCGTGGATACCACAAAGGACTCTCCTTTGATAACATGCCAAAGGTTTCTGAGGATGACTTCTCAG ACTCCTCCCAGGGATGGCTGTCTTGGATTTGCAACCTTATAGTCATCTTCCTCATCTACATCTGCACCTTTATAACATTTCCCATTACAGGATGGTTCGTATTAAAA ACAGTGCCTAACTACCAGAGGATCGTTGTGTTTCGTTTGGGTCGAGTGTGCCGTCCTAAGGGACCTGGTATTGTCCTTGTGCTGCCGCTCGTTGACCAGTGGCAGAGAGTTGACTTGCGCACAAGAGCATTCAACATCCCCCCATGCCAG GTAGATACTCGGGATGGCGGTTTGCTGTCAGTGGGAGCAGACATCCAGTTCAGGATCTGGAACCCTGTCATGTCAGTAATATCAGTCCAGGACCTGAACGCCTCAACAAGAATGGCAGCACAGAATGCTTTGACTTACAGCCTGGCCAAGAAGAGCATCAGAGAGATCCAAACTGAGAGAGTAAAACTGGGAGAATATCTTGTG ATGGACATTAATGAGCTGACTCGGCACTGGGGACTGGAGGTGGACAGGGTAGAGCTTACCCTGGGCACTCTAATAAAAGCACCAGAGGAGAGTCCCTCTGCACCCTTCATTATGCCTCCATCTGTGCCTGGATTGGAAGGCCTCGCTGGCCCCATTCAGCAGCTGGCTATGCACTTTCTGGGCCAGGCTGGCATTTCACAGCCTAAACAAG AGGACAGCATAGCTTTCACAGATGAGCTCTGCAGACCTCTGGAGGCCGCTGTGGTCACATCAGATTCAGTTGAAGAGCTGCTTGGTGGGGTGAGACTCCTGCTCTCTGAAGCTTTGGTCCAGCAGGTCGGGGCCTGCTTCCAGTTTGACATCAGCTCAGAAGATGGACAGCATCGCAGTTACTATGTGGACTTAAGCCAAG GTAGTGGTGCAGCAGGAGCAGGATCCATGTGCAGAGAACCAGATGTGACTCTGAGTATGAGTGACAGCGACCTTCTGGCCATGTTCCAGGGCGAgctgcgaccatttgctgcttACACGAGTGGCAGACTGAAAATCCAGGGAGACATTAAGACTGCCATGAAGCTGGAGGAACTCATAAAGCTACTGAAGAGATAa